The DNA region TCGGCTCGGTACCGGTTCGGCTGCGCAGGAACAACTGTCCGCCGACCGAGCGCTCGACCCGTTGCAGCAGCACCGTCAGCGCGGGCTGGGACACCCCGAGCGCGGACGCGGCCTGGGAAAGACTGCCGGTCTCCGCGATGGTGCAGATCGCCCGCAGATGACGGAATTCCAGGTCCATAGGCGAAGTCTATAGAGAGAAGTCATTACCAGGGAATGCCTTCGCGTGTGACTCTTCCAAGGTCCACATCCGACAGTGTTTCTGCCCCTGTCATTCCCTGCACTGGAGACACCGTGAACAGAATTCGCCCGCGTGGCGGGCTCGCCTTATTGACCCTGCTGGCAACCGGCCTAGGCCTGCTTACCCCGGTCGCCGAGGCCGCACCCGCGCCGAACCCCGCACCGGCGCGGACCCAGGAAGCCAAACCCGGCAAGGCTCCTGTCCCGCTCAAGGACCGCGGCCCGATCCCGGCCGACTCGGCCGAGAACCGCCGCGACTATTCGGCCGAGAAATCCCGTGGCCTGACCGCCTCGGCCGCCGCGTGCGACGCGGCCGAGTTCACCAGCCGGACCGGTCCGGCGCTGGTCCAGCACATCCGCGCGTCGAGCGTCGACTGCGTCAACTCGCTGTTCCAGCTCACCGGCTCGACGGCAACCGCTGCATTCCGCGAATCGCAGATGATCAGCGTCGCGAATGGTTTGCGGGACAACGCGTCGACCTATCCCGGCGACAACTCCACGGCCACCCAGCAGGTCGTGCTGTACCTGCGCGCCGGGTATTTCGTGCAGTGGTACAACCCGGACGTGGTCGGGCCGTACGGTCCGGCGCTGCGCACGGCCATCCAGGCTGCACTCGACACGTTCTTCAACAACAGCCGCGCGTTCACGCTCAGCGACGCCAACGGTCCGACGCTGGGGGAGTCGGTCATCCTGATCGACAGCGCGCAGGAGAACGCGCGCTACCTGTGGGTGGTCAAGCGGCTGCTCGACGGCTACTCCACCGCCTACGACCCGTATCCGTCGATGACCGGCGCGGTCAACAGCGCGTACACGGTGTTGTTCCGCGGGCACTACCTGCCCGAGTTCGTCAGCGCCGTGGCCGCGGATTCGAGCGTGCTCACCTCGTTGAGCCGCCTCGCGCAGGCGAACCTGCACCTGCTCGGCACGTCCCGCGAATACCTCGTCGTCAACGCGGGCCGCGAACTCGGCCGCTTCCTGCAGCACACGTCGATCCGACCGGCCGCGCGTGCGCTGGTGAAGGGCCTGCTCGACCGCACCTCGATCACCGGCCCGACCGCCCACCTGTGGGCGGGCGCGGCCGAGATGGCCGACGCCTACGACAAGGCCGACTGCGCCTACTACGGCGTGTGCGACCTGAAGAACCGGCTGACGGCGGCGATCCTGCCGATCAACCACAGCTGCGGCGCGACCCTGCGGATCCGCGCCCAGCAGATGACCGCGGCCGAACTGT from Alloactinosynnema sp. L-07 includes:
- a CDS encoding M9 family metallopeptidase, whose product is MNRIRPRGGLALLTLLATGLGLLTPVAEAAPAPNPAPARTQEAKPGKAPVPLKDRGPIPADSAENRRDYSAEKSRGLTASAAACDAAEFTSRTGPALVQHIRASSVDCVNSLFQLTGSTATAAFRESQMISVANGLRDNASTYPGDNSTATQQVVLYLRAGYFVQWYNPDVVGPYGPALRTAIQAALDTFFNNSRAFTLSDANGPTLGESVILIDSAQENARYLWVVKRLLDGYSTAYDPYPSMTGAVNSAYTVLFRGHYLPEFVSAVAADSSVLTSLSRLAQANLHLLGTSREYLVVNAGRELGRFLQHTSIRPAARALVKGLLDRTSITGPTAHLWAGAAEMADAYDKADCAYYGVCDLKNRLTAAILPINHSCGATLRIRAQQMTAAELSSSCGSLLNQDAFFHRTVNDPGPVANDNNTTLEVVAFDSSSDYQTYAGILFGIDTNNGGMYLEGDPAVVGNQPRFIAYEAEWLRPAFEVWNLNHEYTHYLDGRYNMYGDFPATVATPTVWWIEGVAEYVSYSYRGTTNTAAIAEAGKHTYALNTLFDTSYDHDANRVYRWGYLAVRYMMQSHPADTATLLGHYRAGNYTAARTLLKTTIGSRYENDWNAWLTACAAGNCGATTPALPECTGSDVRALGKNCQRGNRSAANSWYDHLYLFVPPGTAQVTITSAGGTGDCDLYYSPSTWATPTTATHRSTNSGTAESIVVTAPPGNTYVYISLKGATACSGVAVATRF